ATCTTCTCTCTTTACCTGCCTCCATATTGCAAAACGACCTGGACCACAatccaccactgataaatagggTACCTGTCTGTAATGAGTAACATCAATAGCTAGGCGCTGCCAGTTTCTTTCAACACTTAATTCGCCTCCTTTGTGCATCACAGGCGCAGGATCAATGGACTAACAACGATCACAACACTGAACTACCTTCTTCACACATTCTCTGGAAACTTGAGGATCCATCTTTTTAGCTAAATATAGTGTTCTGTCAATTCCCATATGGTGTTTATTATGCAACTCTGTTATATCAACTACAGCACCTGCACAGAGTTGTGCATCTTCAACTTCACTGctcaccaaccaattcttcttgacTCTTGTCAAAATATCAGCTTCATTCTTCTCTGAAGGCACCATCTGAACAACGATACTCAAACCAAACTCAGTAATCAATTCCTTCAATGTACCCAAGCGTCTTTTGATTATCATCTCAGCAGCTCCTTTTGTGTGGACACGCTTCTCAGCACAGACTATAAATTTCAACCATGCCCCCACGGTTGCAGAGTCAGTCCTCACCTCTATCGACTCTAAACCCCATCTAATGGCTAAATTTACTCCTTTCAAAACAGCTTCTAGTTCGGCAACATTGATGTGGTTGAAATCGTCCTTTTTTCTAAGCCAAGCAGCATCCTCAGCAATCTTGCCATTTATCTCCAAAACTACACCCATAGCAATTTTGCTGGCATCACACCACACAACACCATGCTTTACACTCTGGACACACCAGTTTCCTCTCACAGGATCATCCAACTTTACTCTCAATTACTTCTTTAACCATCATCATGGACTGTTCACCAACAGGATCCTCCCAACGTGCTCCTGAGGCTCTTCTCTTAATGTAGCTACATGCAATTCTTAACCATCCAGCAATGGGATAATGACCCACTAATGTACCACAAACTGAAAACAATTCCCTCCTTGTAAGCATATCTGCAACTTTAGGCACCTTATTACCTCTCTGGAACATCAACTCTCCTCCAACTCTTTGCAGTTGCAATCCTAAAGCAGCACCTCCATTGAGTGACTCAGGGAGCTTTGTTATCAACCCAAAGGTATTCAAATGTCTAATCACCTCATCAGCAGAAGCTATCGATTCATTCACAAGAATGTCATCTATATATGAACTGGTTgctctctctatttttttcatccttacttaatatAGTCTTTAgtcccatccatccatataccaaggcacttcccccaattttggggggtagccgacatcaacaagaaacaaaacaaaaaaggggacctctactctctacgttcctccagcctaaccagggactcagccgagttcagctggtactgctagggtgacacagcccaacctaccacattttccaccacagatgaagcttcatactgctgagtcccctactgctgctacctccgcggtcatctaaggcaccggaggaagcagcagggcctaccgaaactgcgtcacaatcgctcgccattcattcctatttctagcacgctctcttgcctctctcacatctatcctcctatcacccagagctttcttcacaccatccatccacccaaaccttggcctttagTATCCTAGACATAATCTGTGGTGCAGAGTTCAACCCGAATCCCAATCTTGTAAGGCAAAAAGTCTGTCTCTTATAGTTCACCAGTTGATATGGCCACAATTTTTCGTCAACGCTCAACTGTAAGTAGGCCGACTTCAAATCCACAACAGACACATTCTCACCTGTCTGTCGCCATTTCCGCAGTGTCTCACTGCATACATCAGTCACATCATCACCAGCGTGACACCTGACATTCACATTAAGTTCCCGAAAATCAGGCACTGGTCTCACCTTGTTCTTTGTTGGCTGTTCCACTGCCATTAGAGGAATGATACCAACGTCAACCTTTTCTTTCCATGGAACTAAAATACCTTTGGCAATCCACCTGTCCACTTCCTTCTTCCAACCATCAAGCTTTTTATCATAATAGCTTACTTTATTCTTCAGTGTCACAGTTTCATTATTTTCCCAAAACCACCTGACTGTCCATTTCTGTCCATCAAACCTAGCATGAAAGTCTGGATCTTCAATTACAACTGTTGAACTATTTTTATCCCTCTCACCACAAAGTCTACGCTTAATTTCTTGACCAACTGAAGCAACACCAAAAGCACCAAAACATACCTTTCCTTGGGTCACTGTGACACCTCCCAATTGGTCAATAACATCAACTCCTAACACCACATCAACGCCATTAACCAGTTGATTCGACACTACAGCCCTCACTGTCACACATTTACCGTTCACACCCAGCTCCACACAATCTGCAACTTTACACTTAATATGACTCCCATCAAAAGCACTGATGTACACTTCTCCTTTACAGCGAGGCACAAATTTAGAGTGTACCACAGATGTAGAGCAGCCAGTATCTACAAGACCCTTTGCAGTCAAATTACCAATCCAAACATCAATTATAGGCAATGTATCAAGGTGCACCTTTTTATCATCAAAAGGGCGGCTACAGGCGCAGTAGTCCCCCCTTGCTCGTTTTCCGCAACCTGTTCCTGACAACGACTGGccatatgaccaattttattacacCTATAACACCTCACCTGTGTCTCTTTACAGTCTTTTATCATATGAGGGCCACCACATCGGAAACACTGACCCCTAAACTGGAAAGGCCTACCCGTATTCTCATGTTTTGCACCAACTCCTTCTCCACCCTTTCTGACAGTTACAGCTACCACACCATCTTGCTGTTTAGATGACAAAATCCTAGCATGGCTAATCAATTCACTCATTGCCATTGTCATCACATTTGGCAATTGCTGTAAAGCAACACTAATATTATCTGGAaaaccattaacccttttacccccggggtatttggaaatttccaactcttaacccccagggggttatttttttcccagcacattttgcagtatattctttttttaaattgctctaacagccttaatttttgtcatagagaggtcaggttggtctcattctcttggaaaatgcttgaattttctaaaaaaattatcaaaaaatatgaaaaacaaatttttatggcatttttttgcaaggacgtaccggtacgtccatgggggtaaagggatggcttttgtgaaacgtaccagtacgtcctttgggggtaaaagggttaacaaacgttagttttacaacattttctaaaccAACCTTATCAAACTTAGCTAAACCCGCCAGCCTCCTAATCTCATTAGCATACACATCAACTGGTTCTCCCGTCCACTTCAATTGAACAAGTTTTCCAAAAGCAGAGAACGGATCATCAGAAAAGGCTACTTTCAATTTTTCTTGGATTTTTGCCGCACATTCTTGGTCTTCATCACCCATCTCCATAGAAAGTGC
This DNA window, taken from Palaemon carinicauda isolate YSFRI2023 chromosome 10, ASM3689809v2, whole genome shotgun sequence, encodes the following:
- the LOC137648248 gene encoding uncharacterized protein gives rise to the protein MAFVKRTSTSFGGKRVKPFTGEGDIVSWLKKVTLVAKLQKIVDLASFIPLYLEGDALALSMEMGDEDQECAAKIQEKLKVAFSDDPFSAFGKLVQLKWTGEPVDVYANEIRRLAGLAKFDKQLPNVMTMAMSELISHARILSSKQQDGVVAVTVRKGGEGVGAKHENTGRPFQFRGQCFRCGGPHMIKDCKETQGLVDTGCSTSVVHSKFVPRCKGEVYISAFDGSHIKCKVADCVELGVNGKCVTVRAVVSNQLVNGVDVVLGVDVIDQLGGVTVTQGKVCFGAFGVASVGQEIKRRLCGERDKNSSTVVIEDPDFHARFDGQKWTVRWFWENNETVTLKNKVSYYDKKLDGWKKEVDRWIAKGILVPWKEKVDVGIIPLMAVEQPTKNKVRPVPDFRELNVNVRCHAGDDVTDVCSETLRKWRQTGENVSVVDLKSAYLQLSVDEKLWPYQLVNYKRQTFCLTRLGFGLNSAPQIMSRILKAKVWVDGWCEESSG